In Physeter macrocephalus isolate SW-GA chromosome 2, ASM283717v5, whole genome shotgun sequence, a single window of DNA contains:
- the SPP2 gene encoding secreted phosphoprotein 24 isoform X1, with the protein MEKMVMKVLILFVLGMNYWFHCCAGFPVYDYDPSSLREAVSASVAKVNSQSLSPYLFRAFRSSIRRVNILDEDSLTMDIEFGIRETTCRRGSGVDPATCDFQRGYYMPGAVCRSAVRVSAEQVQDVWVRCHWSSSSESSSSEEMVWGDILGSSASRNSYLLGLTPDRSRSEPFYERSLEIMRRGFPPGNRRDPNLWTRARVNAGFE; encoded by the exons ATGGAGAAGATGGTGATGAAGGTGTTGATTTTGTTTGTCCTTGGAATGAACTACTGGTTCCACTGCTGTGCAG GTTTTCCCGTGTATGACTATGACCCGTCTTCCCTGAGGGAAGCTGTCAGCGCCTCTGTAGCAAAAGTGAATTCCCAGTCGCTGAGCCCCTATCTGTTTCGGGCATTCAGAAGCTCAATTAGAAGA GTCAACATCCTGGACGAGGACAGCTTGACCATGGACATCGAGTTCGGCATCCGAGAGACGACGTGCCGGAGGGGTTCTGGGGTAGACCCCGCCACCTGTGACTTCCAGAGGGGCTACTACATG CCGGGGGCTGTTTGCAGAAGCGCCGTGCGGGTGTCTGCTGAGCAGGTGCAGGACGTGTGGGTTCGCTGCCACTGGTCCTCCAGCTCCGAGTCTAGCAGCAGTGAAGAG ATGGTTTGGGGGGATATCTTGGGATCCTCTGCTTCAAGAAACAGTTATCTGCTTG GTCTCACTCCTGACAGATCAAGAAGTGAGCCATTTTATGAACGGTCCCTTG AGATCATGAGAAGGGGCTTTCCTCCTGGAAACAGAAGGGACCCGAACCTGTGGACCAGAGCAAGAGTAAACGCTGGCTTTGAGTGA
- the SPP2 gene encoding secreted phosphoprotein 24 isoform X2 has translation MEKMVMKVLILFVLGMNYWFHCCAGFPVYDYDPSSLREAVSASVAKVNSQSLSPYLFRAFRSSIRRVNILDEDSLTMDIEFGIRETTCRRGSGVDPATCDFQRGYYMPGAVCRSAVRVSAEQVQDVWVRCHWSSSSESSSSEEMVWGDILGSSASRNSYLLEIMRRGFPPGNRRDPNLWTRARVNAGFE, from the exons ATGGAGAAGATGGTGATGAAGGTGTTGATTTTGTTTGTCCTTGGAATGAACTACTGGTTCCACTGCTGTGCAG GTTTTCCCGTGTATGACTATGACCCGTCTTCCCTGAGGGAAGCTGTCAGCGCCTCTGTAGCAAAAGTGAATTCCCAGTCGCTGAGCCCCTATCTGTTTCGGGCATTCAGAAGCTCAATTAGAAGA GTCAACATCCTGGACGAGGACAGCTTGACCATGGACATCGAGTTCGGCATCCGAGAGACGACGTGCCGGAGGGGTTCTGGGGTAGACCCCGCCACCTGTGACTTCCAGAGGGGCTACTACATG CCGGGGGCTGTTTGCAGAAGCGCCGTGCGGGTGTCTGCTGAGCAGGTGCAGGACGTGTGGGTTCGCTGCCACTGGTCCTCCAGCTCCGAGTCTAGCAGCAGTGAAGAG ATGGTTTGGGGGGATATCTTGGGATCCTCTGCTTCAAGAAACAGTTATCTGCTTG AGATCATGAGAAGGGGCTTTCCTCCTGGAAACAGAAGGGACCCGAACCTGTGGACCAGAGCAAGAGTAAACGCTGGCTTTGAGTGA